In Mustelus asterias chromosome 30, sMusAst1.hap1.1, whole genome shotgun sequence, a genomic segment contains:
- the LOC144480959 gene encoding uncharacterized protein LOC144480959: protein MEKSWTHGDCGMGLIFPFELGNDQCSQTGERPFTLSTCGDGFTQLSTLSTHRQVHTGERPFRCSMCGKEFADSCDLLAHEQVHTEGSTFTRPVRGNGFTQLTEHQHVHSDQRLFKCSDCEKSFKSKKYLQIHQRLHTGERLFICSECGKRFVQSSQLLIHQRSHTGVRPFTCCVCGKGFTQPHHLRIHQRVHTGERPFICSECGKGFTQSSHLVTHQQVHTGNRPFICCECGKGFTHSYQLLLHQRIHTGERPFTCSVCAKGFIQSSDLLVHQRVHTGERPFTCSVCGKRFSQSSQLLKHQQVHTGERPFTCSDCGKRFTQSSHLLRHQRVHTGEKPFTCSVCGKGFNQSSHLVTHQRVHK, encoded by the coding sequence ATGGAGAAATCATGGacacatggtgattgtgggatggGATTAATTTTCCCATTTGAACTGGGAAACGATCAATGCAGtcagactggggagagaccgttcaccctCTCCACGTGTGGAgatggatttactcagttatccactCTGTCGACACACCGACAAGTTcataccggggagaggccgtttagatgctccatgtgtgggaaagaATTTGCTGACTCATGTGACCTGCTGGCGCATGAGCAAGTTCACACCGAGGGGAGCACATTCACCAGGCCTGTGCGGGGGAACGGATTCACCCAGCTCACTGAGCATCAACATGTACACAGTGATCAACgactttttaaatgttctgactgtgagaagagctttaaaagcaaaAAATATCTGCAAATACACcaacgacttcacactggggagagactgttcatctgctccgagtgtgggaagagatttgttcAGTCATCTCAGTTGCTAATACACCAGCGAAGTCACACTGgggtgaggccattcacctgctgtgtgtgtggaaagggattcactcaacccCACCACCTTCGgatacaccagagagttcacactggggagaggccgttcatctgctctgagtgtggaaagggattcactcagtcatcccaccttgtgacacaccagcaggttcacactgggaacagaccattcatctgctgtgagtgtgggaagggattcactcactcatatCAGCTTCTgttgcaccagcgaattcacactggggagaggccgttcacctgctccgtgtgtgctaagggattcattcagtcatcagaTCTACtggtgcaccagcgagttcatactggagagagaccattcacctgctccgtatgtgggaaaAGATTCTCTCAGTCATCGCAACtcctgaaacaccagcaagttcacactggggagagaccattcacctgctctgactgtgggaagagattcactcagtcatcccatctgctgaggcaccagcgagttcacaccggggagaaaccgttcacctgctctgtgtgtgggaagggattcaatcagtcatcacaccttgtgacacaccagcgagttcacaaatga
- the LOC144480971 gene encoding uncharacterized protein LOC144480971: protein MEKPWKCGDCGKGFQSPSAVETHRRSHTGERPFTCPVCGKGFTQSSNLLTHQQVHTRERPFTCRVCGKGFTWSSNLLTHQRLHTGEKPFSCSLCGKGFIYSSVLQIHRRIHTGERLFSCSECDKVFTQLSSLLRHQRAHTEERPFTCTACGKEFSNSYNLLVHQRVHTGERPFTCSDCGKGFTQLSKLLRHQRIHK, encoded by the coding sequence atggagaaaccatggaaatgtggagactgtggaaaAGGATTCCAGTCTCCTTCCGCAGTTGAAAcccatcggcgcagccacaccggggagaggccattcacctgccctgtgtgtgggaaaggattcactcagtcatccaacctgctaacacaccagcaagttcacaccagggagaggccattcacctgccgcGTGTGTGGCAAAGGATTCACGTGGTCGTCCAACTTACTGACGCACCAAcgccttcacactggggagaagccgttcagctgctctctatgtgggaagggattcatttatTCTTCAGTCCTGCAGATACAccggcgaattcacactggagagagattgttcagctgctctgagtgtgacaaagtattcactcagttatccagcctgctgagacaccagcgagcccacactgaggagagaccattcacctgcactgcttgtgggaaggaattcagtaATTCATACAACTTactggtacaccagcgagttcacactggggagaggcctttcacctgctcggattgtgggaagggattcactcagttatccaagctgctgagacaccagcgaattcacaagtga